One genomic segment of Tissierellales bacterium includes these proteins:
- a CDS encoding chemotaxis protein CheA — MDNNEYLGVFLDESHEHLQSLNENVLLLEKSRDDKDIINEIFRSAHTLKGMAGTMGFSKMSSVTHKMENVLDLIRNGKLEATESIIDSIFECLDVLESIVDNIESIQEEGEVFVDELVEKLLAIQEGRDVESSDDDNDNAEVDDESDEESDGGIELDNYTKAALFKAIDQGLKACQMKVVVEEGCVMKAVRAYMVFKEIEETFESDIVKSLPSAEEIENNDYGDEFYVLFVTEHDIDEIAKKVGEIVEISSVSVKLIDDKDLGDMSMDVSSEEADEQEQVEIAEEPKEQELIQETVEIKEEVKAQKVAEAKKAKPESKKADTKKKTGAINKTVRVDINKLDNLMNLVSELIIIKTRLHDITVIENVSGLRDSVEYLERITTSLHNSVMNVRMVPIEKTFSRFPRMVRDTSKKLGKQVKFITSGEETELDRTIIDEIGDPLLHIVRNSLDHGLEMPEERAAAGKSDMGTLEMHAYQEGNSVFIECSDDGGGINVEKVKQKAIDKGLITEHEAQEMNDDEAVDLLFRAGFSTAQQLSDLSGRGVGLDVVKTTIESLGGNVSVKTELGKGSVFTIRLPLTLAIVQALMMRSGSEIYAMPLDTVESVETIEKSTIHQVTGKDVVVFRNKTIPIYRLCELLEVPDAMEETEELTVVMAKKGNKTVGVVVDSLIGQQEIVIKTLKAELKRSKLVSGATILGNGEVALIINPAELS, encoded by the coding sequence TTGGATAATAACGAATATTTGGGCGTATTTTTGGATGAATCGCATGAGCATTTGCAATCGTTGAATGAAAATGTGCTATTATTGGAAAAAAGTCGAGATGATAAGGATATTATTAACGAAATTTTCCGTTCGGCCCATACATTAAAAGGTATGGCTGGTACTATGGGTTTTTCGAAAATGTCGAGTGTAACTCATAAAATGGAGAATGTTTTAGATTTGATCAGAAATGGAAAGCTAGAGGCAACCGAGTCTATTATTGATTCCATATTTGAATGTCTAGATGTATTAGAGTCAATTGTTGACAATATAGAGTCTATCCAAGAAGAAGGGGAAGTGTTTGTAGACGAGCTAGTTGAAAAACTTCTTGCAATCCAAGAGGGTAGAGATGTTGAGAGTAGTGATGATGACAATGACAATGCTGAAGTTGACGATGAATCTGATGAAGAATCGGACGGTGGAATTGAATTAGATAACTACACTAAGGCTGCTTTGTTTAAGGCTATAGATCAGGGATTAAAAGCTTGCCAAATGAAAGTGGTAGTTGAAGAAGGCTGTGTAATGAAAGCTGTAAGAGCATATATGGTCTTTAAAGAAATTGAAGAAACATTTGAATCTGATATAGTTAAATCATTACCATCAGCGGAAGAAATAGAGAATAATGATTATGGTGATGAATTTTACGTTTTATTTGTGACAGAACATGATATAGATGAAATTGCTAAAAAAGTAGGCGAAATAGTTGAAATCAGCAGTGTCTCTGTAAAACTTATAGATGATAAAGATTTAGGCGATATGTCTATGGATGTTTCAAGCGAGGAAGCTGATGAACAAGAACAGGTAGAAATTGCTGAAGAACCTAAAGAGCAGGAATTGATTCAAGAAACTGTAGAAATTAAAGAGGAAGTTAAAGCTCAAAAAGTAGCGGAAGCGAAAAAAGCAAAGCCAGAATCAAAAAAAGCTGATACAAAGAAAAAAACTGGGGCAATTAATAAGACAGTTAGAGTTGATATAAATAAATTAGATAATTTAATGAATTTAGTTAGTGAGCTTATTATAATAAAGACTAGATTACATGATATTACTGTTATTGAAAATGTTAGTGGCTTGCGTGATTCTGTTGAATATCTAGAGCGAATAACTACAAGTCTTCACAATAGTGTTATGAATGTGCGTATGGTACCTATAGAGAAAACATTTAGTAGATTCCCTAGAATGGTAAGAGATACCTCTAAGAAACTTGGAAAACAGGTTAAGTTTATAACAAGTGGTGAAGAGACTGAACTTGACAGAACTATTATTGATGAAATCGGTGATCCACTATTGCATATCGTTAGAAATTCATTAGATCATGGATTAGAAATGCCAGAAGAGCGTGCAGCTGCAGGAAAGAGTGATATGGGTACTCTAGAGATGCATGCATATCAAGAGGGAAATTCTGTATTTATAGAGTGCTCCGATGATGGTGGCGGAATAAATGTTGAAAAAGTAAAGCAAAAAGCCATAGATAAGGGTCTTATTACTGAACATGAAGCTCAAGAAATGAATGATGATGAAGCGGTTGATTTGCTATTTAGAGCTGGTTTTTCAACAGCACAGCAGCTTTCGGATTTATCTGGAAGAGGTGTTGGCTTAGATGTTGTAAAAACTACTATTGAGAGTTTAGGCGGAAATGTGAGTGTTAAAACTGAACTTGGAAAGGGTTCGGTGTTTACTATCAGATTACCTCTTACACTAGCCATAGTGCAAGCGCTAATGATGAGATCAGGAAGCGAAATTTATGCTATGCCACTTGATACGGTAGAAAGTGTTGAAACTATAGAAAAATCAACAATTCATCAAGTTACAGGAAAAGATGTTGTTGTATTTAGAAATAAAACTATTCCTATTTACAGATTGTGCGAGTTGCTAGAAGTACCAGATGCTATGGAAGAAACTGAGGAACTTACAGTTGTTATGGCTAAGAAAGGTAATAAAACAGTTGGGGTTGTAGTTGATTCTTTAATTGGACAACAGGAAATAGTAATTAAAACATTGAAAGCGGAGTTGAAGCGTTCTAAATTGGTAAGTGGAGCAACTATTCTTGGTAATGGTGAAGTTGCGCTAATTATTAATCCAGCAGAGCTTTCATAA
- a CDS encoding chemotaxis protein CheW: MESNKYVIARIGSEKYGINITEVQTIEKFMVICRVPRSKTHMRGVVNLRGEIIPIIDAKTKFELGQTEGNDESRIIIIANDEGKTGLLVEGVNEVEEIDKDNLENVRELTIGDETKKFVSAVGKINDGEDIILILDLEEMFKDQ, from the coding sequence ATGGAAAGTAATAAGTATGTAATAGCTAGAATTGGCTCGGAAAAGTACGGAATTAACATCACGGAAGTACAGACTATAGAGAAATTTATGGTGATATGTAGAGTTCCAAGGTCAAAAACGCATATGCGTGGTGTAGTTAATTTGAGAGGAGAAATAATTCCAATCATTGATGCTAAGACTAAATTCGAATTGGGACAGACTGAAGGAAATGATGAGTCAAGAATTATAATTATAGCTAATGATGAGGGTAAGACAGGATTATTAGTTGAAGGTGTAAATGAAGTAGAAGAGATTGATAAGGATAATTTAGAAAATGTCAGAGAACTAACCATAGGTGATGAAACTAAGAAGTTTGTAAGTGCTGTTGGTAAGATAAATGACGGAGAGGACATTATACTTATATTAGATTTGGAAGAAATGTTTAAGGATCAATAA
- a CDS encoding anaerobic ribonucleoside-triphosphate reductase activating protein yields MKIAGIQKTSFIDYPGELATVLFTSGCNFRCPYCHNSELLNQNYELEDKDWIQWLKSRQKNIDAIVISGGEPTLHSDLIEFLRKLKQEGFKVKLDTNGSNPKMLRQIIQDELVDYVAMDLKGPASVYLDFSKDVEMFERIKESADLIIKTAPDYEFRTTITEELLNDHDFEECIDIINGAKKFYLQKFRDGDQVLAGKGNLNCVNDEHLKSLETLFTKRFDYFKIR; encoded by the coding sequence ATGAAAATAGCTGGTATTCAGAAGACTTCATTTATTGATTATCCAGGCGAACTAGCTACAGTGCTATTTACTTCAGGATGTAATTTTAGATGTCCTTATTGTCATAATTCTGAGCTACTAAACCAAAATTATGAATTGGAAGATAAAGATTGGATTCAGTGGCTTAAATCGAGGCAAAAAAATATAGACGCTATAGTGATTTCTGGAGGAGAGCCTACATTGCATAGTGACTTAATTGAATTTTTGAGAAAATTAAAGCAAGAGGGATTTAAGGTAAAACTAGATACAAATGGTTCGAATCCTAAAATGCTGAGACAGATTATTCAAGATGAATTGGTTGACTATGTGGCGATGGATTTAAAAGGGCCTGCTAGTGTTTACTTAGATTTTTCAAAAGATGTAGAAATGTTTGAAAGAATAAAAGAATCTGCCGATTTGATTATTAAAACAGCCCCTGATTATGAATTTAGAACTACTATTACAGAAGAGCTCTTAAATGATCATGATTTTGAAGAATGTATTGATATAATCAATGGTGCTAAGAAATTTTATTTACAAAAATTTAGAGATGGAGATCAGGTTTTAGCTGGTAAAGGAAATCTAAATTGTGTGAATGATGAACACTTAAAGAGTTTGGAAACATTATTTACTAAAAGATTTGATTATTTTAAAATTAGATAG
- a CDS encoding glycosyltransferase family 4 protein, with protein sequence MKILMINHFPLEGSGSGIYTRNIAKELAERGNEVVVVFPEIEKVNYEGFKSVPIIFRGKQDQKSYDVDFNFPCFTSHPRSNYTFYDMNHDQIEEYISIFMKKVKAEIEVFKPDIIHAQHLWLAPYIASLTNIPYVVTAHGTDLKGFKKDGRYHKYALEGAKKAERVITISKQVDREVEELYHVPLEKRTRIMNGYDDGLFVMDETIDRYEILKSFDIKEEPKYIISFVGKLTHFKGVDVLLKAAHIYEKRYGHTVLTIIAGNGELYSKLNKLKSDLKLTNVHFLGHVSQSELVKIYNIADVSVVPSRTEPFGLVAVEALACGTPVIGTNQGGLPDFINEDVGALIPVEDELELSKKVVNELERVDKEERSKYCNKYAKENFSWKNSIGELEKLYQDVLNKK encoded by the coding sequence ATGAAAATTCTTATGATCAATCATTTTCCATTGGAAGGATCAGGTAGCGGTATTTATACGAGAAATATAGCGAAAGAATTGGCTGAAAGAGGTAACGAGGTAGTTGTAGTATTCCCAGAGATTGAAAAAGTAAACTATGAAGGATTTAAATCTGTACCAATTATATTTAGAGGAAAACAAGATCAAAAAAGTTATGATGTTGATTTTAATTTTCCTTGTTTTACAAGTCATCCTAGAAGTAATTATACATTTTATGACATGAATCATGATCAAATTGAAGAATATATTTCCATATTTATGAAAAAAGTAAAAGCGGAGATTGAAGTATTTAAACCTGATATAATTCATGCACAGCATTTGTGGCTAGCGCCATATATTGCGAGTCTAACCAATATACCATATGTTGTTACAGCGCATGGAACTGATCTGAAAGGTTTTAAGAAAGATGGTAGATATCACAAATACGCATTAGAAGGAGCAAAGAAAGCGGAAAGAGTAATAACAATTTCGAAGCAGGTTGATAGAGAGGTTGAAGAATTATATCATGTGCCTCTAGAAAAAAGGACTAGAATAATGAATGGGTATGATGATGGATTGTTTGTGATGGACGAGACTATAGACAGATATGAGATACTAAAATCATTTGATATAAAGGAAGAACCAAAATATATTATTTCTTTTGTTGGAAAGTTGACTCATTTTAAGGGAGTGGATGTTTTATTAAAAGCAGCTCATATATATGAGAAAAGATATGGACACACTGTTCTTACGATAATAGCTGGCAATGGCGAATTGTATTCAAAATTGAATAAACTGAAATCAGATTTGAAACTTACTAATGTTCATTTTCTGGGACATGTGTCTCAATCTGAATTAGTTAAAATATACAATATAGCAGATGTAAGTGTAGTGCCATCGAGAACTGAACCATTTGGACTTGTTGCGGTAGAGGCTCTAGCTTGTGGAACTCCAGTGATTGGAACGAATCAAGGCGGATTGCCTGATTTTATAAATGAAGATGTAGGGGCACTTATTCCGGTTGAAGATGAATTGGAGTTGTCGAAAAAAGTTGTAAATGAGCTTGAAAGAGTAGATAAAGAAGAGCGAAGTAAGTACTGTAACAAATATGCAAAAGAAAATTTCTCTTGGAAAAATTCTATTGGAGAATTAGAGAAATTATACCAAGATGTCTTAAATAAAAAATAA